One Thermus hydrothermalis genomic region harbors:
- a CDS encoding helix-turn-helix domain-containing protein, which yields MRHMLTTRLDPAKLRRAMERAGLKPAELAHKAGLSSGTVRAYLSGARGKRPSFSVILALANALGLRPEDLLGDFLPAETTNVGTTRGEEPDALVSN from the coding sequence ATGCGACATATGTTGACAACCCGATTGGATCCCGCGAAACTTCGGCGGGCGATGGAAAGAGCAGGATTGAAGCCTGCCGAGCTAGCCCACAAAGCGGGCTTGAGTAGTGGCACTGTCCGGGCCTATCTGTCGGGAGCACGCGGAAAGCGCCCGTCATTTTCGGTGATTTTGGCGCTTGCAAATGCGCTGGGATTGAGGCCGGAAGACCTCTTGGGTGATTTTTTGCCCGCAGAAACAACAAATGTGGGCACCACACGTGGGGAGGAGCCCGATGCCTTGGTATCCAATTGA
- a CDS encoding DDE-type integrase/transposase/recombinase — MPWYPIDEAAKRLGVSRRTLERFASKGKYLVEKRKEGRVYRAYVWLDEGEAVGSTDRPTLEATLPKLHQEWSTLPRGARWDLVREWAPKLGVTEGYLARRIREFGQTGLQRRRRDRGGFRVPAEFRRILVGLRLAHPNASVRRLLRIMELNDPNLLQWRMGKVSEATARRVLRWAMRNPALRYALLSEEGRREAMRTWHGHVLAEYPNQMWIVDMTRCDTFVYVPEEDRAVRLRIHLAVDVFSGAVPSVVFSREEGQAPTNQLLILGLSPKEALVPGWDVWGRPERIYWDNGRVYRSELSEQIAERLGIELVYSRPRVSHTRGKVERLFGVFHQEFERALPGYAGQDATERDSSELQRLLENTRRWVMEGMPPERDPYPNRLLLEDEYKRKALAWFLEDWHRRPLEDGLSRVDIFRMCVPRRTLIQYELGDLYLLTAYKTKRIVRKNGAVQYKNRSYVLEGGSLIPWQGMPVWVLEVSVLPGQPLKVALENPDGTLEVLGNLAPEPLRADSLEAAVQRRLDRAAMRALHEEAERLREELAVPAMRLEAVLERLSGLTPLARRERVLPTAPTQTQLPKPSDTELRQALEELDGDDDLVLDPISLGDEFLRRQGLL; from the coding sequence ATGCCTTGGTATCCAATTGACGAGGCTGCCAAGCGCTTGGGTGTATCCCGGCGCACGTTGGAGCGCTTCGCAAGCAAAGGCAAGTACCTAGTGGAGAAACGCAAGGAGGGGCGGGTTTATCGGGCGTACGTCTGGCTTGACGAAGGGGAAGCGGTGGGTTCAACAGACCGCCCCACCCTCGAGGCCACCCTCCCGAAACTCCACCAAGAGTGGTCCACCCTTCCTAGGGGGGCTCGGTGGGACCTTGTGCGGGAATGGGCGCCCAAACTCGGGGTTACTGAGGGCTACCTGGCCCGTCGCATTCGGGAGTTCGGGCAGACGGGCCTCCAGCGCCGCCGGCGGGACCGGGGAGGTTTTCGGGTGCCGGCGGAGTTCCGCCGCATTCTGGTGGGCCTCCGCCTCGCCCACCCCAACGCCAGTGTGCGCCGGCTTTTGCGCATCATGGAGCTCAACGACCCCAACCTCCTCCAGTGGAGGATGGGCAAGGTTTCAGAGGCCACCGCGCGGCGAGTCCTGCGCTGGGCCATGCGGAACCCGGCCCTGCGCTACGCCCTCCTTTCCGAGGAGGGTCGGCGCGAAGCCATGCGCACCTGGCACGGGCACGTGCTGGCCGAGTACCCCAACCAGATGTGGATCGTGGACATGACCCGCTGCGACACCTTCGTGTACGTGCCCGAGGAGGACCGCGCGGTGCGGCTACGCATTCACCTGGCGGTGGATGTGTTCAGCGGGGCCGTGCCCAGTGTGGTCTTTAGCCGCGAGGAAGGGCAGGCCCCCACGAACCAGCTCCTGATCTTGGGGCTCAGCCCCAAAGAGGCCCTGGTCCCGGGCTGGGATGTGTGGGGGCGCCCCGAACGCATCTACTGGGACAACGGCCGGGTGTACCGTTCGGAGCTTTCGGAGCAGATCGCCGAGCGCCTGGGTATTGAGCTCGTTTACTCTCGGCCCCGGGTCTCGCACACCCGGGGGAAGGTGGAGCGCCTTTTCGGCGTGTTCCACCAAGAGTTTGAGCGGGCGCTACCGGGTTACGCCGGCCAGGACGCCACCGAACGAGACTCCAGCGAGCTACAGCGCCTCCTGGAGAACACCCGCCGATGGGTGATGGAGGGCATGCCTCCTGAGCGTGACCCCTACCCAAACCGTTTGCTCCTGGAGGACGAGTACAAGCGCAAGGCCCTGGCGTGGTTTCTGGAGGACTGGCACCGGAGGCCCTTGGAGGACGGGCTTTCGCGGGTGGACATTTTCCGGATGTGCGTCCCACGGCGGACGCTCATCCAGTACGAACTGGGCGACCTGTATCTACTCACCGCGTATAAAACCAAGCGCATCGTACGCAAGAACGGAGCTGTCCAGTACAAAAACCGCTCCTACGTGCTGGAGGGCGGGAGCCTCATCCCCTGGCAAGGGATGCCCGTGTGGGTGTTGGAGGTTTCCGTCCTCCCCGGCCAACCCCTCAAGGTGGCTTTGGAGAACCCGGATGGCACCCTCGAGGTCCTCGGCAACCTAGCCCCCGAGCCTCTTCGGGCGGACTCCCTGGAGGCGGCGGTGCAACGCCGTTTGGACCGGGCGGCCATGCGGGCCCTGCACGAGGAGGCGGAGCGCTTGCGGGAGGAGCTTGCGGTCCCCGCCATGCGGTTGGAAGCCGTTTTGGAGCGCCTTTCCGGCCTCACGCCGCTCGCGCGGCGTGAACGGGTGCTTCCCACAGCCCCCACTCAGACTCAGCTCCCCAAGCCTTCCGATACCGAACTGCGGCAGGCCCTGGAGGAGCTGGACGGGGACGACGACCTCGTTCTGGACCCCATCTCCCTCGGGGACGAGTTCCTGCGGCGGCAGGGGCTCCTCTGA
- a CDS encoding helix-turn-helix transcriptional regulator, whose translation MRNALVGMLLLAYVSTLAMSAGHLAQWYALSLGALPGWLAWGLAASLEFTAFLLSLLSNSYLRGSAWAGGGALAALGLVWVGNALSMLRSAPGLSWAEVGAMSLFVPVGTYVVGKVVGELLRGSAPVVRAAPTGTAEAVQMVPGGAAEGVQAAPGGNTLATERPRGVPEGAVPVGGGVTPAEPEGATLRYTESRTVEWRVEGRGEELVAALSQHRGPVTLGALARELGWPKTTVRRWLDRLEASGVVCRTGEGWSLVDLDHAVRSEGVSHA comes from the coding sequence ATGAGGAACGCGTTGGTGGGGATGCTATTGCTAGCGTACGTGAGCACCTTGGCCATGAGCGCCGGCCACCTCGCCCAGTGGTACGCCCTTTCCCTGGGGGCGCTTCCCGGGTGGCTGGCCTGGGGCCTGGCGGCCAGTCTGGAGTTCACCGCCTTCCTCCTCTCCCTTCTTTCCAACTCCTACCTGCGGGGCTCGGCCTGGGCGGGGGGCGGGGCCCTGGCGGCCTTGGGCTTGGTCTGGGTGGGGAACGCCCTCTCCATGCTGCGCTCGGCCCCAGGGCTCTCGTGGGCCGAGGTGGGCGCCATGAGCCTCTTCGTCCCCGTGGGGACCTACGTGGTGGGCAAGGTGGTGGGGGAGCTCCTGCGGGGTTCCGCCCCCGTGGTCCGGGCGGCGCCCACGGGTACCGCTGAGGCGGTTCAGATGGTACCGGGGGGTGCCGCCGAAGGGGTTCAAGCGGCACCGGGGGGTAACACCCTGGCCACCGAAAGGCCCCGAGGGGTTCCGGAGGGGGCGGTACCGGTGGGCGGGGGTGTTACGCCTGCGGAGCCCGAGGGCGCTACCCTGCGGTACACCGAGTCCCGCACGGTGGAGTGGCGGGTGGAGGGCCGGGGCGAGGAGCTCGTGGCGGCCCTCTCGCAGCACCGCGGCCCAGTGACCCTGGGGGCCCTAGCCCGGGAACTGGGCTGGCCCAAAACCACGGTCCGCCGGTGGTTGGACCGCCTGGAGGCCTCTGGGGTGGTGTGCCGGACCGGGGAGGGGTGGAGCCTGGTAGACCTGGACCATGCCGTCCGGTCGGAGGGGGTGTCCCATGCCTGA
- a CDS encoding LexA family protein, with protein MSSELKGPFNDLIFKKMREMGVQSLEEFARRTGISRGTLYYLVKGRQTATGTWVKPSVDTIIALAKVLDVPAHELLYRLDPDAPGSEVRTEKHVPILGYVGGGPSQMEAIEERTVPVRVKGNAAHLVAFKVRGNSMCAGRRPICDGDVVIVNTQDKGHPGAIVVARLENGEYVVKLVKNGMLVSTNLDANNGPPVIPADQVAEIVGRVVEVRSRLD; from the coding sequence ATGTCAAGTGAGCTTAAAGGGCCTTTCAATGACCTCATCTTCAAAAAGATGAGGGAAATGGGCGTGCAAAGCCTGGAAGAGTTCGCCCGCCGAACCGGCATCTCTCGCGGAACGCTGTACTACCTCGTGAAAGGCAGGCAAACGGCGACCGGCACCTGGGTCAAACCCAGCGTGGATACCATCATTGCCCTAGCCAAGGTTTTAGATGTCCCCGCTCATGAGCTTTTGTACCGGCTAGATCCTGATGCCCCAGGTAGCGAAGTTAGGACCGAGAAGCACGTGCCCATCCTCGGCTACGTAGGGGGTGGCCCCTCCCAAATGGAGGCCATTGAGGAGCGCACCGTCCCCGTCCGGGTGAAGGGCAATGCCGCACACCTCGTGGCCTTTAAGGTGCGCGGCAACTCCATGTGCGCCGGACGCCGGCCCATCTGCGACGGCGACGTCGTGATCGTCAATACCCAGGACAAAGGGCATCCTGGGGCGATCGTGGTGGCCCGTCTGGAAAACGGGGAGTACGTGGTCAAACTTGTAAAAAACGGCATGCTCGTGTCCACAAACCTGGACGCCAACAACGGCCCCCCTGTGATCCCCGCCGACCAAGTGGCCGAGATCGTGGGCAGGGTGGTGGAGGTTCGGAGCCGGCTGGATTGA
- a CDS encoding helix-turn-helix domain-containing protein, whose translation MGPDKPLLTPKEVAFALGVGRPAVEELIRSGRLQAVRVGRRLYVPASSLEAFLNPVVEAREVARLLLGLMERAGLSPRLGAMEEGFVARAGGVEATDPTPTGAVIALARKLVGEVPL comes from the coding sequence ATGGGGCCCGATAAGCCGCTCCTCACGCCCAAAGAGGTGGCCTTCGCCTTGGGGGTGGGGCGCCCGGCGGTGGAGGAGCTCATCCGCTCGGGCCGCTTGCAGGCCGTGCGGGTAGGGCGGCGCCTCTACGTGCCCGCCTCCTCCCTCGAGGCCTTCCTCAACCCCGTGGTGGAGGCCCGGGAGGTTGCCCGCCTCCTCCTGGGGCTTATGGAGCGGGCGGGGCTTTCCCCCCGGCTGGGGGCGATGGAGGAGGGGTTCGTGGCCCGGGCGGGAGGTGTGGAGGCCACGGACCCCACCCCCACGGGGGCGGTGATCGCCCTGGCTCGGAAATTGGTGGGGGAGGTGCCGTTGTGA
- a CDS encoding DUF488 family protein has translation MRVVYTIGYEGLKLPEFISFLRGKGIVVVADVRELPLSRKPGFSKVSLRAALEDAGIYYRHIRELGAPKPLRDYLKRTGDWPTYRQNYLQLLQQRPGVLEELGMLACEYPTALLCFEADPATCHRSIIAEALLATGWVQEALDLRKEAYKLASSAR, from the coding sequence ATGAGGGTTGTTTATACCATCGGCTACGAGGGCCTGAAACTTCCGGAGTTTATCAGCTTTCTTCGCGGGAAGGGGATCGTTGTCGTAGCCGATGTGCGGGAACTCCCTTTGAGCCGAAAACCCGGTTTTTCCAAAGTCAGCTTGAGAGCCGCCCTTGAAGACGCCGGCATCTACTACCGCCATATCCGCGAGCTCGGTGCTCCGAAACCTCTAAGGGACTATCTCAAGAGGACGGGAGACTGGCCCACTTATCGTCAGAATTACCTCCAGTTACTCCAACAGCGCCCCGGTGTGCTGGAGGAGTTGGGGATGCTCGCGTGCGAATACCCAACCGCGCTCTTGTGCTTTGAAGCAGACCCAGCGACTTGCCATCGGTCCATTATTGCCGAAGCATTGCTAGCCACTGGTTGGGTTCAGGAGGCCCTAGACCTCAGAAAAGAGGCGTACAAGCTTGCTTCTTCGGCCAGATGA
- a CDS encoding gag protein, translating into MKRPFRSVLDTIRGHGLTPAELRQRARLAERHGQAFLAQLYLDEAEAQEVALRVAHPCALCGDTGRIADDIPCWRCHPELAGRKVREVRRGA; encoded by the coding sequence GTGAAGCGGCCGTTTCGCAGCGTCCTGGACACCATCCGGGGCCACGGCCTCACCCCGGCGGAGCTCCGGCAGAGGGCCCGCCTGGCGGAGCGCCACGGCCAGGCCTTCCTGGCCCAGCTCTACCTGGACGAGGCGGAGGCCCAGGAGGTGGCCCTGCGGGTGGCCCATCCGTGCGCCCTCTGCGGCGATACCGGCCGGATCGCCGATGACATCCCCTGCTGGCGTTGCCACCCGGAGCTGGCGGGGCGAAAGGTGCGGGAGGTGCGGCGTGGCGCCTGA
- a CDS encoding AAA family ATPase, which translates to MTEIRPEDISRLIDEALGAGLLGEWDLRDPRDGFIPTEGARALIGHLELAARERFPLALVVGPAGVGKTHTCRYWAVAHEAPWVRAQPSYSPAALLEDLAVELRITRTKTFRVLLSMVRDALLLRPRVVFVDEAQLCDRPTLETIKFLGDETGSTFVLITSEEFAPLIRRHRDIESRIGTVATIGPVSLKELRVIFADAGYTPEVLGEVHALTGGILRDVVRLLRLMDQVAEQNGVPKASFRPAHVRRVAGRLNLAGGVR; encoded by the coding sequence GTGACGGAGATCCGGCCAGAGGACATCAGCAGGCTCATTGACGAGGCCCTAGGGGCGGGGCTCCTGGGGGAGTGGGACCTCCGCGACCCTCGGGATGGCTTCATCCCCACGGAAGGCGCGCGGGCTCTCATCGGGCACCTGGAGCTCGCCGCCCGCGAGCGCTTCCCCCTCGCCCTGGTGGTGGGCCCGGCGGGGGTGGGGAAGACCCATACCTGCCGCTACTGGGCGGTGGCCCATGAGGCCCCGTGGGTGCGGGCGCAGCCCAGCTACAGCCCGGCGGCGCTCCTTGAGGACCTTGCCGTGGAGCTGCGGATTACCCGCACGAAGACCTTCCGGGTGCTCCTCAGCATGGTGCGGGACGCCCTGCTCTTGCGCCCCCGGGTGGTGTTTGTGGACGAGGCGCAGCTCTGCGACCGCCCCACCTTGGAGACCATCAAGTTCCTGGGGGATGAAACGGGCTCCACCTTCGTCCTGATCACCTCCGAGGAGTTCGCGCCCCTCATCCGCCGTCACCGGGACATTGAGAGCCGCATCGGCACCGTGGCCACCATAGGCCCGGTGTCCCTCAAGGAGCTTCGGGTCATATTCGCCGATGCGGGCTACACCCCGGAGGTGCTGGGAGAGGTCCACGCCCTCACGGGGGGCATCCTCCGAGACGTGGTGCGGCTCCTCCGCCTCATGGACCAGGTTGCCGAACAGAACGGCGTACCCAAGGCCTCGTTCCGGCCCGCTCATGTCCGTAGGGTGGCGGGGCGCTTGAACCTGGCGGGAGGTGTGCGGTGA
- a CDS encoding terminase large subunit domain-containing protein produces MASEVLLPYQRRWLLDRSRFKIGLWSRQTGKSFAGTLEAVIDAVERPGTLWVMLSAGERQSRELAEKAKVHLEAMRQVGEWMESRFFEGGEAVTQLEIRLPNRSRLIFLPANPRTARGYTGNVFLDEFAFHQDSHAIWAALFPIVTRRPDLKLRIMSTPAGPQGKFYELWEKGGAMWSRHKVTIYDAVRDGLPVDPEELRQALADEWVWRQEYLCEFLSEEEAFLPWSLILEAEAREDPRGDWDPDRAYLGMDVGRHRDLTVLAVLERVGDVYYLRLLEVLERTPFAHQEARLHALLPRVRRACVDATGLGEMLAENARRAFGYKVEPVKFTPEVKADLAQRLRLFFEDRRVRIPSDRALREDLHSVRRIVTPSGNVRYDAERSERGHADRFWALALALHAAETRRGPVEYRSVARRLFAGWKGAF; encoded by the coding sequence ATGGCCTCTGAGGTGCTCCTTCCCTACCAAAGGCGCTGGCTCCTGGACAGGAGCCGCTTCAAGATCGGTCTCTGGTCGCGCCAGACCGGGAAGTCCTTCGCCGGGACCCTCGAGGCCGTCATAGACGCCGTGGAGCGCCCGGGTACCCTCTGGGTGATGCTCTCCGCGGGCGAGCGGCAGAGCCGGGAGCTGGCGGAGAAGGCGAAGGTCCACCTGGAGGCCATGCGCCAGGTGGGGGAGTGGATGGAGAGCCGCTTCTTTGAGGGGGGCGAGGCGGTGACGCAGCTGGAGATCCGCCTCCCCAACCGGAGCCGGCTCATTTTCCTCCCCGCCAACCCCCGCACCGCCCGCGGCTACACGGGGAACGTCTTCCTGGACGAGTTCGCCTTCCACCAGGACTCCCACGCCATCTGGGCGGCCCTCTTCCCCATCGTCACCCGCCGCCCCGACCTCAAGCTGCGGATCATGAGCACCCCCGCCGGCCCCCAGGGGAAGTTCTACGAGCTTTGGGAGAAAGGGGGGGCGATGTGGTCCCGCCACAAGGTGACCATCTACGACGCCGTGCGGGACGGGCTTCCCGTGGACCCCGAGGAGCTTCGCCAGGCCCTCGCCGATGAATGGGTCTGGCGGCAGGAGTACCTCTGCGAGTTCCTCTCCGAGGAGGAGGCCTTCTTGCCCTGGAGCCTCATCCTCGAGGCGGAGGCCCGGGAGGACCCCCGGGGGGACTGGGACCCCGACCGGGCCTACCTGGGCATGGACGTGGGGCGGCACCGGGACCTCACCGTCCTAGCGGTTCTGGAGCGGGTGGGGGACGTGTACTACCTCCGCCTCCTGGAGGTCCTGGAGCGCACCCCCTTCGCCCACCAGGAGGCCCGGCTCCACGCCCTCCTCCCCCGGGTGCGCCGGGCCTGCGTGGACGCCACCGGCCTCGGGGAGATGCTGGCGGAGAACGCCCGCCGGGCGTTCGGCTACAAGGTGGAGCCGGTGAAGTTCACCCCCGAGGTGAAGGCCGACCTGGCGCAGCGCCTCCGGCTCTTCTTTGAGGACCGCCGGGTGCGCATCCCGAGCGACCGCGCCCTGCGGGAGGACCTCCACAGCGTGCGGCGGATCGTGACCCCGAGCGGGAACGTCCGCTACGACGCCGAGCGCTCCGAACGGGGGCACGCCGACCGCTTCTGGGCCCTGGCCCTCGCCCTCCACGCCGCCGAGACCCGTAGGGGCCCCGTGGAGTACCGGAGCGTGGCCCGGCGGCTCTTCGCCGGCTGGAAAGGAGCCTTCTGA
- a CDS encoding phage protein Gp27 family protein produces the protein MAAVNVKWQYPRHRLCKVCALPEEVRDRVDDMLLGEEVEADGRPYSHAGIAAWLKARGYEVSESSVRRHVRHLSPALERALEMERLVDAVERATGKRLSFAHALANIVVHRALRYLDAVELTPDQVEPEKMLRIGLHAAQTLLSLERVDRRVKEEAAQVVEERLRARQIEPEVIEAIKRDLYGL, from the coding sequence GTGGCGGCCGTGAACGTGAAGTGGCAGTACCCCCGGCACCGGCTCTGCAAGGTGTGCGCCCTGCCCGAGGAGGTGCGGGACCGGGTGGACGACATGCTCCTGGGGGAGGAGGTGGAGGCGGACGGCCGCCCCTATTCCCACGCGGGCATCGCCGCCTGGCTCAAGGCGCGAGGGTACGAGGTTTCCGAGTCCAGCGTCCGCCGCCACGTCCGCCACCTCTCCCCAGCCCTGGAGCGGGCTCTGGAGATGGAGCGCCTCGTGGACGCCGTGGAGCGGGCCACGGGGAAGCGCCTTTCCTTCGCCCACGCCCTGGCCAACATCGTGGTCCACCGGGCCCTCCGCTACCTGGACGCCGTGGAGCTTACTCCCGACCAGGTGGAGCCCGAGAAGATGCTCCGCATCGGCCTCCACGCCGCCCAGACCCTCCTGAGCCTGGAGCGGGTGGACCGCCGGGTGAAGGAGGAGGCGGCCCAGGTGGTGGAGGAGCGCCTACGGGCCCGGCAGATTGAGCCTGAGGTGATCGAAGCCATTAAGCGGGACCTCTATGGCCTCTGA
- a CDS encoding phage minor head protein: MAWTVEPNPLNPDEAIAWFRRRLSLPDPAFRALREEARRRAFWVAGLAALDMVQEAKDALEEALAKGLPFEDFRQRLSERVRGAWGEGTRHRLDTVFRTNLQLAYGAGRHRQAEETKALRPYWGLSVVLDGRTSGVCRPLAGVVLPADHPFWRNHIPPLHHNCRTALVTYTREEGERRAWKEAPEHEPQAGFGRPPGQEEWSPDPRDYDPALWRAYVTALPQAHPEALARLRAIAEGQAEPEPRDWLWAAGAMGRAPFNRWTRKVPEEERERLGITWGSSLEVHRLKRIADGQLAGDATAEDYERICQHAPLSPEAALMAYRRAPGPVLAALLPVEWAVPEPLRGPTLSGYWFVVYSFWSGTLVTGYAEEDLSKLDIPWNEVKWLRKPAWLNLPP; the protein is encoded by the coding sequence GTGGCCTGGACGGTTGAGCCCAACCCCCTGAACCCGGACGAGGCCATCGCCTGGTTCCGGCGCCGCCTCTCCCTGCCGGACCCCGCCTTTCGGGCCCTGCGGGAGGAGGCCCGGAGGCGGGCCTTCTGGGTGGCGGGCCTCGCCGCCTTGGACATGGTGCAGGAGGCGAAGGACGCCCTGGAGGAGGCCCTGGCCAAGGGCCTGCCCTTTGAGGACTTCCGCCAGCGCCTCTCCGAGCGGGTGAGGGGCGCCTGGGGGGAGGGAACCCGGCACCGCCTGGACACCGTCTTCCGCACCAACCTGCAGCTCGCCTATGGGGCGGGGCGGCACCGGCAAGCGGAGGAGACCAAGGCCCTCAGGCCCTACTGGGGCCTCTCCGTGGTCCTGGACGGGCGGACCTCCGGCGTCTGCCGCCCCCTGGCGGGGGTGGTCCTGCCCGCCGACCACCCCTTCTGGCGCAACCATATCCCGCCCCTCCACCACAACTGCCGCACCGCCCTGGTGACCTACACCCGCGAGGAGGGGGAACGCCGGGCCTGGAAGGAGGCGCCGGAGCACGAGCCCCAGGCGGGCTTCGGCCGGCCCCCGGGCCAGGAGGAGTGGAGCCCGGACCCTAGGGACTACGACCCCGCCCTGTGGCGGGCCTACGTGACCGCCTTGCCCCAGGCGCATCCTGAGGCGCTGGCCCGCTTGCGGGCCATAGCCGAGGGGCAGGCGGAGCCCGAGCCCCGCGACTGGCTTTGGGCGGCCGGGGCAATGGGCCGGGCTCCCTTCAACCGCTGGACCCGGAAGGTGCCCGAAGAGGAACGGGAACGCTTGGGTATCACTTGGGGGAGCTCCTTGGAGGTCCACAGGCTCAAGCGGATTGCCGACGGGCAACTGGCTGGAGACGCCACCGCCGAGGACTACGAGCGGATCTGCCAGCACGCTCCTCTTTCCCCCGAAGCGGCGCTCATGGCCTACCGGCGGGCCCCAGGGCCCGTTTTGGCGGCGCTCCTCCCTGTGGAGTGGGCCGTGCCCGAGCCCCTGCGCGGCCCCACGCTCAGCGGGTATTGGTTCGTGGTATACTCGTTTTGGAGCGGAACTTTGGTCACGGGATACGCCGAGGAAGACCTCTCCAAGCTGGACATACCCTGGAACGAGGTGAAATGGCTCAGGAAACCCGCTTGGTTGAATTTACCCCCTTAG
- a CDS encoding phage portal protein family protein codes for MPILDPYGNPIPKEPPPAARGALALEAPFRVYPARGLTPERLARILREADAGDLSAQAELFEEMEERDALLFSLLQTRKLAVVGLDWRLEPAEEGRDARRILRAVEEVWWGLPLEDLMTDLLSAIPQGVSVVAVAWEWDGLLWRPKAFRWVHPGLLAYREPEDRFYLVLGPGREEAFPYGGAIEHRYRARSGLPTRAGLMRSLAWLYLFKHFALKDWVVFAEVYGQPYRIGKYDPAAGEEERRRLEEAVRSLGADAAGVISKDTEIEIVEAAKGQGPDVYERLIRLANREMTQAVLGQTLTSSEGEGGSYALAKVHERVRIDLLKADARALARTLREGLLKPFVAFNFGPEYLDLAPHVVPEVEEEKDLEARARVLQTLLQMGLSIPEAWLREEFGVPAPEPQAPVLAPQERKRRGLVAGQAFVDALGDRLLREAPMPGLPQLLKAIEEAADYEDLRRRLLALFPNIPFAELAELLDAALTLAELAGRLAQRQDSGLDG; via the coding sequence ATGCCCATCCTGGACCCTTACGGGAACCCCATCCCCAAGGAGCCCCCGCCCGCCGCCCGCGGCGCTCTGGCCCTGGAGGCCCCCTTCCGGGTGTACCCCGCCCGGGGCCTCACCCCCGAGCGCCTGGCCCGCATCCTGCGGGAGGCGGACGCGGGCGACCTCAGCGCGCAGGCCGAGCTCTTTGAGGAGATGGAGGAGCGGGACGCCCTCCTCTTCTCCCTCCTGCAGACGCGCAAGCTGGCGGTGGTGGGCCTGGACTGGCGCCTGGAGCCCGCCGAGGAGGGCCGGGACGCCCGGCGCATCCTGCGGGCGGTGGAGGAGGTCTGGTGGGGCCTGCCCCTGGAGGACCTGATGACCGACCTCCTCTCCGCCATCCCCCAGGGGGTGAGCGTGGTGGCGGTGGCCTGGGAGTGGGACGGCCTCCTGTGGCGCCCCAAGGCCTTCCGCTGGGTCCATCCCGGCCTCCTGGCCTACCGCGAGCCCGAAGACCGCTTCTACCTGGTGTTGGGCCCCGGCCGGGAGGAGGCCTTCCCCTACGGCGGGGCCATAGAGCACCGCTACCGGGCCCGTTCGGGGTTGCCCACGCGGGCCGGGCTCATGCGGAGCCTGGCCTGGCTCTATCTCTTCAAGCACTTCGCCCTCAAGGACTGGGTGGTCTTCGCCGAGGTGTACGGGCAGCCCTACCGCATCGGCAAGTACGACCCCGCCGCCGGGGAGGAGGAGCGCCGCCGTCTGGAGGAGGCGGTGAGGAGCCTGGGGGCGGACGCCGCCGGGGTCATCTCCAAGGACACCGAGATAGAGATCGTGGAGGCCGCCAAGGGCCAGGGCCCCGACGTTTACGAGCGCCTCATCCGCCTGGCCAATCGGGAGATGACCCAGGCGGTCCTGGGCCAGACCCTCACCTCCTCGGAGGGGGAAGGGGGGAGCTACGCCCTGGCCAAGGTCCACGAGCGGGTTCGTATCGATCTCCTCAAGGCAGACGCCCGGGCCCTGGCCCGGACCCTGCGGGAGGGCCTCCTGAAGCCCTTCGTGGCCTTCAACTTCGGCCCCGAGTACCTGGACCTGGCCCCCCACGTGGTCCCCGAGGTGGAGGAGGAGAAGGACCTCGAGGCCCGGGCCCGCGTCCTCCAGACCCTCCTGCAGATGGGGCTTTCCATCCCGGAGGCATGGCTCAGGGAAGAGTTCGGCGTCCCCGCCCCCGAGCCGCAGGCCCCGGTTCTGGCCCCCCAGGAGAGGAAGCGAAGGGGGCTGGTGGCCGGCCAGGCCTTCGTGGACGCCCTGGGGGACCGCCTCCTGCGGGAGGCGCCCATGCCTGGCCTCCCGCAGCTCCTGAAGGCGATTGAGGAGGCGGCGGACTACGAGGACCTCCGCCGCCGCCTCCTCGCCCTCTTCCCCAACATCCCCTTCGCCGAACTGGCGGAGCTCTTGGACGCCGCCCTGACCCTCGCCGAGCTGGCGGGCCGCCTCGCCCAGCGCCAAGACAGTGGCCTGGACGGTTGA